Below is a window of Humulus lupulus chromosome 2, drHumLupu1.1, whole genome shotgun sequence DNA.
ATAACTCTGTACTTTTGTATTAACTTTTTCAATGAAAATCATCAGTAGCCGTACCTGTAATCGCTTATTCAAATTACACccgaaaaagaaagaaaaaggaaaaagaaaagaaaagaaaagcaacAGACAGGAACACAAAAAATTAGTAACATATAAACTCTCGAACAAACTCAATTATAGTTAATGTATCAGGCTGATTGCAAACATGCTTAAAGTTAAGATTAAGCAACCACTTTACTGGTCTCACGTTCAACAGCTTTCTTGAGGAAGCTGTCTTCTTCCAACACCATCTGAACAGGCAAGAATCCCATCCCGTTAGCCATGGCCAGCATCATTCTCTTGGTCTCTGCCTCAAACTCTTCCAGTTCGATTGTGCCGCTTGAGTCGTGATCAAACAGCTCAAACAGCGAGTTGTAAACCTGAGCAAGCTCACCTGGCTCGGGTTTGACGTCAATGCCGTAATGAGTTTCGAACACCCTTAAAGACTTGAGCTCCTTTAACATCTCAGCATAGGAAAGAATACCATCATGGTTGGTATCAAGGTCAGCAAAACGATCACAGATGAACATGTGGAATGCTTCTTCATCTTCCACAAAGTTGACAATGGTGGTGGCATCCAATACTTCTACACTCATTTTTCTGTTATTGCGGTTGATGTATTGTACCAATTAAGAACTAAAAGTGAAGCAGGAAAGGAAACTAGTGTTTGTTTTGGTTTTAGGATGAAAACAGAGTTTAGAGGCACtactatatatacatatgtatatatgcGCGTTTAGAGGCACTAATTAGTACCCTCAACCACAAGTTATtgcatattataataaaataatgttttacaCGTATAGAGAGCCGGTTGTTTTTGTTTGCTAAAGCTTGCGGTCCTAGAAGAGTTGACCAAATTTGATGGTTTGACTTACAATACCGTAACGGGCTTTCAGTAAGTCAGTGGGTAATTTTTGGTTTCGGTCTCGATGAATTCAATGGGCTAATAGCGTGATATGGGAGTTATGTTACATTATAAAGTGGGTATCAAAATGGGCTGGCATGTTGAAAATCAATCTTAATATCTTACGAaagtaaataaatgtctatatttttaattttgtagtaaaatagcctaatcatctatttaatattatatattactaaatacaccctttaacaaattactattttattctaaatattttaatattatggtatatgtatattagttttgtttaattagtttttattttaaagttattttgatttttttttattttttatgggttgttgaataatATACCATaccataaaatatatatactgaattaaaaaataatataatatcaaaacttacaaaattattactagaaaatgtatatactatactaacaaagttatatactaccattaaaatgtatataccatgatacaaaattatatactaccactatgtataataaaataaaaattaaatatcacaaaaaaaaattatataccataccacaaaaaatatatacactaattgaaaaataatataccaacaacctataaaaaacttaaaaaatcaatataactttaaaataaaaactaattaaacaaaactaatatacatatactactatattaaagtcatacaatcctaaataaataaataaattataaaaaagaacAATTTAAgtaatcaacaatataaaattatcatttatcgacaatttaaaaaataaagacaTTAACTTCTTAATAGCTTTATTTTCAGCAATTTTCTATAATTTCTCTATCAAAAGTCAAACTTCTGATACATTCCAAATCTTGAGGCATCCACCGACCTAACTAAATACCGAATCCAATTCTTTCTTTTACTCGTTTTGCTTAAAGGTATATTCTAGTCGCCTACAAGGGAATTTCTTTTCTATCCTATTCTCTTAAAAGTAAGAACCGCCTAGTAATGAAAAATTAAATGAAGAAAATGAGAAAGGAATCCAAGTCATTTCAACTCCAATTACATATTTTTAATTAGtctttatgatatttttttaagaatttaTAATGTATCTTTTAATGATGAACATATGTCTAGCCtaactttattttatgttttttttttataaacaaagTTTCATTGTATCTTTTTGATAAACaaagttttattttatgtttttgcctctctttttatttattttaaatttagtaAAAGAAAAACTTAAAAAGAGAAAAACATGTTGTCAAATCTAAATTAAGctcaaatttaatattaaaatcaCGAAATAAAAATGATATATTTATTTTGGCTAAATGAATTTGGCTTCAATTTTTTAGTATAGCATTTTTTTATGTAACTTTTCCAATGTTCTAGAATTTTCTGCCAAGATTTCTACTATATCTTTATTCACATAGAATGATTTTGTTAAATAGGTGTGTTTGATTTATGAGTGTTATCTTTTTGTAATGAATTATGTCCAATTgactaataattaaaaaaaatatatatgaatgttTAGGCGAGAAAAATA
It encodes the following:
- the LOC133818421 gene encoding uncharacterized protein LOC133818421, coding for MSVEVLDATTIVNFVEDEEAFHMFICDRFADLDTNHDGILSYAEMLKELKSLRVFETHYGIDVKPEPGELAQVYNSLFELFDHDSSGTIELEEFEAETKRMMLAMANGMGFLPVQMVLEEDSFLKKAVERETSKVVA